From Spongiibacter tropicus DSM 19543, a single genomic window includes:
- a CDS encoding TetR/AcrR family transcriptional regulator: protein MAEKKTAKRNYLNRQQRRQQLLDTAASIVDEQGWSGLTMISLAERAEVSRQLIYQHFTAIDELLLETIKYLFGSLYQDSQADFNQQPSDIEQAVQAQHRHYHEDLSAGRVRALWTILFTPYNANEPIAKAARMIRRLSADVPAAAIPGLVGVELADDQRRQIGFMIDMLFWGSYSLVSDGEMDEDSALELLLWMLRRFKSGESAGLPPAFRKSAK from the coding sequence ATGGCGGAGAAAAAAACGGCAAAGCGGAATTACCTGAATCGGCAGCAGCGCCGACAGCAGCTACTGGACACGGCGGCGTCGATTGTTGACGAGCAGGGTTGGTCGGGGCTGACCATGATTTCGCTGGCCGAGCGGGCCGAGGTGAGTCGCCAACTGATCTACCAGCATTTTACGGCCATTGATGAGTTGTTGCTGGAAACCATCAAGTACTTGTTTGGCAGTCTGTATCAGGACTCGCAGGCCGATTTTAATCAGCAGCCTAGCGATATTGAGCAGGCGGTACAGGCCCAGCACCGTCACTATCACGAGGACTTGTCTGCCGGGCGGGTGCGTGCCCTGTGGACGATTCTGTTCACCCCCTATAACGCCAATGAACCCATTGCCAAAGCGGCGCGTATGATTCGCCGTCTCAGCGCCGATGTGCCTGCCGCCGCAATACCGGGCCTGGTGGGCGTAGAATTGGCCGATGATCAGCGGCGGCAAATTGGTTTCATGATCGACATGCTGTTCTGGGGCAGTTATAGCCTGGTGAGCGATGGCGAGATGGATGAAGACAGTGCGCTTGAGCTGCTGTTGTGGATGCTGCGGCGCTTCAAGTCCGGTGAGTCGGCGGGCCTGCCGCCAGCATTTCGCAAATCCGCCAAATAA
- a CDS encoding sulfatase-like hydrolase/transferase yields MKKILLSMLLILLLLVAAVWPHRGEWLLRAVIGLDNLRHPVAENQPVHWRQGEAAPGDQRPNVILIVADDLGFNDISFHRGEQATLPTPAIDALASQGVSFSSAYAGNAVCAPSRAMLMTGRYSTRFGFEFTPAPRSFAKMFKILPQPPGALHPPEVDMAAVDRLPPFQSLGMPGEEITLAEQLQAAGYHTLHIGKWHLGRDQGMRPEHQGFDESLLMESGLYLPVDDPQVVNARQGFDPLDRAIWLRMRYAASYNGSQPFAPSGYLTDYYTDQAVSAIAANKDRPFFLYLAHWGVHSPLQALKADYDALSHIQDHRLRVYSAMLRALDRSVSRVMQSLVDNGIDDNTLVIFTSDNGAPGYLGLPDLNAPFRGWKLSFFEGGVRVPFYLRWPKQLSSGLQYDAPVSHLDVFATVAAAVGIALPQDRVMDSVNLLPYVNADIQGPPHDAIFWREGAYQGMRAGDWKLMRSPKPRKIWLYNLKDDPLEAQNLAAEYPQQVADMAAQLDEHNRQQQPSRWPSIVSLPVLIDKTMADPASAEDEYIYWPN; encoded by the coding sequence ATGAAAAAAATCCTGCTCTCAATGCTGTTGATACTGTTACTGCTGGTGGCCGCGGTCTGGCCTCATCGCGGCGAATGGCTGCTGCGGGCGGTGATCGGACTGGATAATCTCCGGCACCCGGTGGCAGAGAATCAGCCGGTTCACTGGCGGCAGGGAGAGGCCGCGCCCGGCGATCAGCGCCCCAATGTCATTCTGATTGTGGCGGATGATCTGGGTTTTAACGACATTAGCTTTCACCGCGGTGAGCAGGCGACCCTGCCGACACCGGCGATTGATGCTCTGGCCAGCCAGGGTGTGTCGTTCAGCAGCGCCTACGCAGGCAATGCCGTTTGTGCGCCGTCCCGGGCGATGCTGATGACCGGGCGTTATTCCACGCGCTTTGGCTTTGAGTTCACCCCGGCGCCGCGTAGCTTCGCCAAAATGTTCAAGATATTGCCGCAACCCCCCGGCGCCCTGCATCCGCCCGAGGTGGATATGGCGGCGGTAGACCGCTTGCCACCGTTTCAGTCCCTGGGCATGCCCGGCGAGGAAATTACGCTGGCAGAGCAGCTTCAGGCGGCGGGTTATCACACCCTGCATATTGGCAAGTGGCATTTGGGGCGGGACCAAGGCATGCGTCCCGAGCATCAAGGCTTCGATGAAAGCCTGCTGATGGAGAGCGGTCTGTACCTGCCAGTGGATGATCCGCAGGTGGTCAATGCCCGGCAGGGTTTCGATCCGCTGGACCGGGCGATCTGGCTGAGAATGCGTTATGCCGCGTCCTATAACGGTAGCCAACCCTTTGCCCCCAGCGGCTACCTGACGGATTACTACACCGATCAAGCGGTGAGTGCGATCGCGGCAAATAAGGATCGACCATTTTTCCTATACCTCGCCCACTGGGGCGTGCACTCACCATTGCAGGCGTTGAAAGCTGACTACGATGCGCTGTCGCATATTCAGGATCATCGCCTGCGCGTGTACAGTGCCATGCTGCGCGCACTCGACCGCAGTGTGTCGAGGGTGATGCAGTCCTTGGTAGACAACGGTATCGACGACAATACCCTGGTGATTTTTACCAGCGACAACGGTGCACCGGGCTATCTGGGTTTGCCGGACTTGAACGCACCGTTCCGTGGCTGGAAACTGAGCTTTTTTGAGGGAGGTGTGCGCGTGCCGTTTTATCTGCGCTGGCCGAAGCAGCTATCATCGGGCTTGCAGTATGATGCGCCGGTTTCCCATCTGGACGTGTTTGCCACAGTGGCTGCGGCTGTGGGTATCGCGCTGCCCCAGGACCGGGTGATGGACAGCGTGAATTTGCTGCCCTATGTGAACGCCGATATTCAGGGGCCTCCCCACGACGCGATTTTCTGGCGGGAGGGAGCTTATCAGGGCATGCGTGCCGGTGACTGGAAGCTGATGCGCTCGCCCAAGCCGCGTAAAATTTGGCTGTACAATCTCAAGGACGATCCGCTGGAAGCACAGAACCTTGCCGCAGAATACCCGCAGCAGGTAGCTGACATGGCCGCGCAACTGGACGAACACAACCGCCAGCAGCAGCCTTCGCGCTGGCCCTCAATCGTCAGCCTGCCCGTGCTGATCGATAAAACCATGGCTGACCCGGCCTCGGCAGAAGATGAATATATTTACTGGCCAAACTGA